A genomic window from Sulfurimonas paralvinellae includes:
- a CDS encoding EAL and HDOD domain-containing protein codes for MKHVYVARQPILDKNSDICAYEVLYRDADQSSKFDNDRHASASVISSVLNKFGTKKILGDKRAFVKVDEKILLNDIIFSIPKEFFIFSIFASVAMNERIVERIAQLHAKGYLLAIDNIDLNDDVLEKYLPVIPYIGYFKVFVKDDEGIKQNIKRLHAKDIKVIGVKIEDEETFELAKKLGCDAFEGYYFAQPKIMENAEYNPTRMAVLRLYNILMEDRNIDEAADEFEKNPEITVQLLQFINSAAFSFRKKISSIHHVIVLIGRIQLAKWLMLMIYSKSVASGIETSPLMLMVKNRTELMERILKEIRPDARSNMLGEAYMVGVLSLMDTLFSMPLEEILKNINVSEDVENALLHDKGLFGEIYKVVRSTEHMDINAIVDFEMKHRLAPNKIKDILMSSIEEVAKLENPSENEE; via the coding sequence ATGAAACATGTTTACGTAGCAAGACAACCGATTCTAGATAAAAACTCTGATATTTGCGCTTATGAAGTGCTGTATAGAGATGCCGATCAAAGCAGCAAATTTGACAATGACCGTCATGCAAGTGCTTCAGTGATAAGCAGTGTACTTAATAAATTTGGCACGAAGAAGATTTTGGGTGACAAACGGGCTTTTGTAAAAGTAGATGAAAAAATACTTCTCAACGATATCATCTTTTCCATACCCAAAGAGTTTTTTATCTTTTCGATTTTTGCTTCTGTTGCAATGAATGAACGTATTGTTGAACGTATAGCACAGCTGCATGCAAAAGGTTATCTGCTTGCTATTGACAATATTGACCTCAATGATGATGTTTTGGAAAAATATTTGCCAGTGATACCTTATATCGGATATTTTAAAGTGTTTGTAAAAGATGATGAGGGAATAAAGCAGAATATAAAAAGACTCCATGCAAAAGATATTAAAGTCATTGGTGTCAAGATCGAAGATGAAGAAACATTTGAACTTGCAAAAAAACTTGGATGTGATGCTTTTGAAGGCTACTATTTCGCACAGCCAAAAATTATGGAAAATGCCGAGTATAATCCTACACGCATGGCTGTTTTACGATTGTACAATATACTGATGGAAGACAGAAATATAGATGAAGCCGCTGATGAGTTTGAGAAAAATCCTGAAATTACCGTACAGTTACTGCAGTTCATTAATTCTGCGGCCTTCTCTTTTAGAAAGAAGATCTCATCTATTCATCATGTCATTGTTCTCATTGGAAGAATTCAGCTTGCAAAATGGCTGATGCTGATGATTTACTCCAAATCTGTTGCTTCTGGAATTGAGACATCACCATTGATGTTGATGGTAAAGAATAGAACGGAGTTGATGGAGAGAATACTTAAAGAGATTCGTCCTGATGCCCGTTCAAATATGCTTGGTGAAGCTTACATGGTGGGTGTACTTTCACTTATGGATACACTTTTTTCGATGCCGCTTGAAGAGATTTTAAAAAATATCAATGTCTCTGAAGATGTTGAAAATGCCTTATTGCACGACAAAGGGCTCTTTGGTGAGATATATAAAGTCGTGCGCAGTACGGAGCATATGGACATCAATGCCATTGTAGATTTTGAAATGAAACATCGTCTGGCACCAAATAAGATCAAAGATATCCTTATGAGCTCTATCGAAGAGG